In Pyrus communis chromosome 1, drPyrComm1.1, whole genome shotgun sequence, the following are encoded in one genomic region:
- the LOC137743024 gene encoding geranylgeranyl transferase type-2 subunit alpha 1: MHGQPRKPAKPEDEAASAARAEALRALQSHFFSNHHNKVYTDEALQLSGKLLEQNPEFYTAWNYRKLVVQQNLDRCSESDPDSLKSVIDRELKLVESALRQNFKSYGAWHHRKWVLSKGHSVLDREMKLLKQFQQLDPRNFHAWNYRRFVAALLNRSDEEELEYTREMIENNFSNYSAWHNRSVLLSNLMKKKAQGFFPKEKVLNDEYEHVHGAIFTDPDDQSGWFYYIWLLDQTMKTDAPLLVSSWPAHGSNVILSRNRHASDYSSSPFGSFHSDSGTVPLIIYFNQAVEGVNSSSITIESSFSTKDLVWKPVLQNNSQLSQVWITHIKFPDAKPQSSEAYQLKVSVGQTQGLISASGFHYSHPTQFAFKVCVCPIETEPAEKQGEDIVLWTDENFHAYQTQSQEPHEVVPIGQLSINDVHEPTASNWRAESIANEIALFRELVSEINCKIGKLTLARLLTAHDVILSPCTNKMVHSDEVLQLYTDLIKLDPSHSQYYKDEHSLVFLRKVTSNRDSLLRYCFSPKNLVSSSIGNDICLRLSNLSLSRMGSVEKLLWVRMLDLSHNELHSLEGLEAMQLLSCLNLSNNKLGSFTALGPLKLLKSLQVLDISYNEIGSHTIDTTRYQCSTPLSHTEEASWNNEEIVTGGADVKSYWEAFLIFKSMSLTQLVTVGNAISGENFKSFVVKCVPTLEWLDGDRLH, encoded by the exons ATGCACGGACAACCTCGCAAACCCGCGAAGCCGGAAGACGAAGCCGCTTCCGCCGCCAGAGCCGAAGCGCTCCGGGCTCTCCAGTCGCACTTCTTCtccaaccaccacaacaaggttTATACCGACGAAGCCCTACAGTTGAGCGGCAAACTCCTCGAGCAAAACCCCGAGTTCTACACCGCTTGGAACTACCGAAAACTCGTCGTCCAGCAAAACCTCGATCGGTGCTCCGAGTCCGATCCCGACTCGCTCAAGTCCGTCATCGACCGAGAACTCAAACTC gTAGAAAGTGCTCTGAGACAAAATTTTAAGTCCTACGGAGCTTGGCATCATCGAAAATGGGTGCTAAGCAAAGGGCATTCGGTTTTAGACCGCGAAATGAAGCTTCTCAAACAGTTTCAGCAGCTGGATCCCCGGAATTTTCATGCTTGGAACTACCGCAG GTTTGTTGCTGCATTGTTGAACCGATCGGACGAGGAAGAGTTGGAGTATACTAGGGAAATGATAGAAAACAATTTCAGCAATTACTCAGCCTGGCATAATCGTAG TGTACTCCTGTctaatttgatgaagaaaaaggCTCAAGGGTTTTTCCcaaaagagaaggttctgaacGATGAGTATGAGCATGTACACGGTGCTATTTTTACGGATCCGGATGATCAAAGCGGTTGGTTTTATTATATTTGGCTTCTTGATCAAACGATGAAAACAGATGCTCCTCTTCTTGTTTCTTCGTGGCCGGCGCATGGTTCTAATGTAATTTTGTCGAGAAATAGGCATGCAAGTGACTATTCTTCGTCTCCATTTGGTAGTTTCCATTCTGATTCAGGAACAGTACCACTGATTATTTATTTCAATCAAGCTGTTGAAGGTGTAAACTCATCCAGTATAACCATTGAATCTTCATTTTCCACAAAAGATCTTGTTTGGAAACCAGTCTTACAAAATAACTCCCAGCTCTCCCAAGTTTGGATTACACATATTAAATTTCCGGATGCAAAGCCCCAGTCTTCAGAAGCTTATCAGCTGAAAGTTAGTGTTGGGCAGACTCAGGGTCTCATTTCTGCAAGTGGCTTTCATTATAGCCATCCTACCCAGTTTGCATTCAAAGTGTGTGTATGCCCTATTGAAACTGAACCAGCAGAAAAGCAGGGCGAGGACATAGTTTTGTGGACAGATGAAAATTTTCATGCGTACCAAACACAATCTCAGGAGCCACATGAGGTAGTTCCTATTGGTCAACTAAGTATTAATGATGTCCATGAGCCAACGGCTTCAAATTGGCGTGCAGAGAGTATTGCTAATGAAATAGCACTCTTCCGAGAATTGGTGTCAGAGATAAATTG TAAAATTGGAAAGCTTACACTAGCAAGGCTATTAACAGCTCATGATGTTATCCTGTCTCCGTGTACAAACAAAATGGTCCACTCTGACGAAGTTCTTCAACTATATACTGACTTAATAAAGTTGGACCCATCACATTCTCAGTATTACAAAGACGAGCACAGCTTAGTTTTCCTGCGGAAG GTAACTTCCAATAGGGATTCTCTGCTGAGATATTGCTTTAGCCCAAAAAACTTGGTTTCTTCGAGCATTGGTAATGATATATGCCTACGACTAAGCAACTTATCATTATCGCGGATGGGGTCTGTTGAGAAATTACTGTGGGTCCGAATGCTGGACCTCAGCCATAATGAACTTCATTCACTTGAAG GGTTGGAGGCCATGCAGCTTCTATCTTGCTTAAATCTGAGTAACAACAAGCTCGGCAGTTTCACTGCTCTGGGGCCTTTGAAACTGTTGAAGTCACTGCAGGTTTTGGATATCTCGTACAATGAGATAGGTTCGCACACTATCGACACGACAAGGTATCAATGTTCTACTCCTCTTTCTCATACAGAAGAAGCTAGTTGGAACAATGAAGAAATTGTAACTGGGGGAGCCGATGTGAAAAGTTATTGGGAAGCTTTTCTGATATTTAAAAGCATGAGCTTGACGCAGTTAGTCACTGTGGGAAACGCAATTTCTGGTGAAAACTTCAAGTCGTTTGTGGTCAAGTGTGTTCCTACACTCGAGTGGCTGGATGGCGATAGGTTGCATTGA
- the LOC137729102 gene encoding agamous-like MADS-box protein AGL80 has product MTRKKVKLTYISNDSARKATYKKRKKGLMKKVSELSTLCDVQACAIIYSPYDSQPEVWPSPLGVQRVLAQFKTMPEMEQSKKMVNQESFLRQRIAKANEQLKKQRKENREKEMTRVMFQSLTGKSLQGLSMVDLNDLGWLVEQNLKEIHNRMKILNDQESKSQVQLQPTALPAAAATAAECGGERQQGFALNNNMDTAMQRQQQPWFMDMMNVPQDHQQQHMAGLGGGDEMHMLPFPADHSQINAIWSNNSFYP; this is encoded by the coding sequence ATGACTAGAAAGAAAGTAAAACTGACCTACATCAGCAACGACTCAGCGCGAAAGGCGACGtacaagaagagaaagaagggtTTGATGAAGAAGGTGAGTGAACTCAGCACCCTTTGTGATGTTCAGGCGTGCGCGATTATTTACAGCCCGTATGACTCTCAACCGGAGGTCTGGCCATCGCCGTTGGGAGTCCAGCGGGTTCTTGCCCAGTTCAAGACCATGCCGGAGATGGAGCAGAGCAAGAAGATGGTGAACCAAGAGAGTTTTCTGCGGCAGCGGATCGCCAAGGCCAACGAgcaattgaagaagcaaaggaAGGAGAACcgcgagaaggagatgacgagAGTGATGTTCCAGAGTCTGACTGGGAAGTCCCTCCAGGGTTTGAGCATGGTTGATTTGAATGATTTGGGGTGGCTGGTTGAACAAAATTTGAAGGAGATCCACAACCGGATGAAGATTCTAAATGATCAGGAATCTAAAAGCCAAGTGCAACTACAACCAACGGCGCTGCCTGCAGCTGCTGCAACTGCGGCGGAGTGTGGAGGGGAGAGGCAGCAGGGTTTTGCGCTGAACAATAACATGGACACCGCAATGCAGAGGCAGCAGCAGCCGTGGTTCATGGACATGATGAACGTCCCACAAGATCATCAGCAGCAGCATATGGCAGGGCTTGGTGGTGGAGATGAGATGCATATGCTGCCATTTCCGGCGGACCACAGCCAGATTAATGCTATTTGGTCTAATAATTCCTTTTACCCTTAA
- the LOC137708553 gene encoding uncharacterized protein has protein sequence MDFLQSQLRYINSQTDESAPIDRSRIAKDILLQAGLILVVVVAFLSIHNIPQKLIANLRYRFRNKPAAQAKRHFVLGAQLLGQSRSANSRSSSASLSQQALDEAEKAIALDPKDAAAHILKALTLDAQGYKTSALDAIDVALSPLCRKSLTEEDRGDALVKRAEIKLSMNRKARVDSVIEDLTRAVELSPENVKAFCTLGECYEGKKMAEEARKAYEAALKVQPRLKAAMDALDRLGSA, from the coding sequence ATGGATTTCCTTCAATCCCAACTCCGATACATCAATTCCCAAACAGATGAATCCGCACCGATCGACCGGTCCCGAATCGCCAAGGACATTCTCCTCCAGGCCGGCCTAATCCTCGTCGTCGTCGTCGCCTTCCTCTCCATCCACAAcatcccccaaaaactcatCGCCAACCTCCGCTACCGCTTCCGCAACAAACCCGCAGCCCAAGCCAAGCGTCACTTCGTCCTTGGCGCCCAGCTCCTCGGTCAGTCCCGATCCGCCAACTCCCGCTCCTCCTCCGCCTCCCTCTCCCAGCAGGCCCTCGACGAGGCCGAGAAGGCTATCGCCCTCGACCCCAAGGACGCCGCCGCCCACATCCTCAAAGCCCTCACCCTCGACGCCCAGGGATACAAGACCTCAGCCCTCGACGCCATCGACGTCGCTCTATCCCCTCTCTGCCGGAAGAGCCTGACCGAAGAGGATCGCGGGGATGCGCTTGTCAAGAGGGCGGAGATCAAGCTGTCGATGAACCGGAAAGCCCGGGTTGACTCGGTGATCGAGGATTTGACTCGGGCTGTGGAGCTGAGTCCGGAAAATGTGAAGGCGTTTTGTACGTTGGGAGAGTGCTATGAGGGGAAGAAGATGGCGGAGGAGGCCAGGAAGGCTTACGAGGCGGCGCTGAAGGTCCAGCCCAGATTGAAAGCCGCCATGGACGCTCTGGACCGACTCGGTTCGGCTTAG